In the Mycolicibacterium thermoresistibile genome, one interval contains:
- a CDS encoding cytochrome P450, translating into MTSTAPDIDLTDGRFYADSASARAAYRWMRQNQPVFRDRNGLAAAATYQAIIESERNPELFSNTGGIRPEHPGMPYMIDMDDPEHLVRRKLVNHGFTRKRVRDREDSIARLCDTLIDNVCERGECDFVRDIAAPLPMAVIGDMLGVAPEDRGQLLKWSDDLVTGLSTTADEATVQAVMDAFAGYTAYTMEIIGKRRAEPTDDLFSILINAEVEGQRMSDEEIVFETLLILIGGDETTRHTLSGGVEQLLRHPDQWQRLRNDPDLVPGAIEEMLRWTSPVKNMCRTLTADTEFHGTQLRKGEKMLLLFESANFDETVFENPDDFRIDRDPNPHIAFGFGTHFCLGNQLARLELTLMLRRLLQRLPDLRLASDDPLPLRPANFVSGPEAMPVVFTPTEPVSA; encoded by the coding sequence ATGACGAGTACCGCTCCCGACATCGATCTCACCGACGGTCGGTTCTACGCCGACAGCGCCTCGGCCCGTGCGGCGTATCGGTGGATGCGGCAGAACCAGCCGGTTTTTCGCGATCGCAACGGCCTGGCCGCCGCCGCGACCTATCAGGCGATCATCGAGTCGGAACGCAATCCGGAACTGTTCTCCAACACCGGCGGGATCCGGCCCGAACATCCGGGGATGCCGTACATGATCGACATGGACGATCCCGAGCATCTGGTCCGGCGCAAACTCGTCAACCACGGCTTCACCCGCAAGCGGGTGCGCGACCGGGAGGACTCGATCGCGCGCCTGTGCGACACCCTGATCGACAACGTCTGTGAACGCGGCGAGTGCGATTTCGTCCGCGACATCGCCGCGCCGCTGCCGATGGCGGTGATCGGCGACATGCTCGGGGTGGCGCCGGAGGACCGCGGTCAGCTGCTGAAATGGTCCGACGATCTGGTGACCGGCCTCAGCACCACCGCCGACGAGGCGACCGTTCAGGCGGTGATGGACGCGTTCGCCGGCTACACCGCCTACACGATGGAGATCATCGGCAAGCGCCGCGCCGAGCCCACCGACGACCTGTTCAGCATCCTGATCAACGCCGAGGTCGAGGGGCAGCGGATGAGCGACGAGGAGATCGTCTTCGAGACGCTGCTGATCCTCATCGGCGGTGACGAGACCACCCGCCACACCCTCTCCGGCGGCGTCGAACAGCTGTTGCGCCACCCGGATCAGTGGCAGCGGCTGCGGAACGATCCGGACCTGGTGCCCGGCGCCATCGAGGAGATGCTGCGCTGGACCTCCCCGGTGAAGAACATGTGCCGCACGCTGACGGCCGACACCGAGTTCCACGGCACCCAGCTGCGCAAGGGGGAGAAGATGCTGCTGCTGTTCGAGTCGGCCAACTTCGACGAGACGGTTTTCGAGAATCCCGATGACTTCCGGATCGACCGGGATCCCAACCCGCACATCGCGTTCGGCTTCGGCACCCATTTCTGCCTGGGCAACCAGCTGGCCCGGCTGGAACTGACGCTGATGCTGCGCCGGCTGCTGCAGCGGCTGCCCGATCTGCGGCTGGCCTCCGACGACCCGCTGCCGCTGCGGCCGGCGAACTTCGTCAGCGGCCCGGAGGCCATGCCGGTGGTGTTC
- a CDS encoding acetoacetate decarboxylase family protein — translation MSVSQHTIAGTVLTMPVRVRKADVHTAMFSVSADAAQRMIDYSGLEVCQYRPGKAVVNLMLARYFDGDLGQYHEFGTAVMVNPRGSHGHGLKAFGRAAAFIHHLPVDQDFTLEAGQKIWGFPKIMADFTVRDAGTLFGFDVREGDELIASMDFARGLPAPARLTAKPRTLQAYTFADGTTREVPWEMRVSGLRGRPGGVTLRLGSHRYADELRSLGLPKKAMFSGSVANVEMTFGDAVQI, via the coding sequence ATGTCTGTTTCACAGCACACCATTGCTGGAACCGTGCTTACCATGCCGGTCCGGGTTCGGAAGGCAGATGTCCATACTGCGATGTTTTCGGTCTCCGCCGATGCCGCACAACGGATGATCGACTACAGCGGGCTCGAGGTCTGCCAGTACCGGCCGGGCAAGGCGGTGGTGAACCTGATGCTGGCCCGCTACTTCGACGGCGATCTCGGCCAGTACCACGAGTTCGGCACCGCGGTGATGGTCAACCCGCGGGGCTCGCACGGGCACGGCCTGAAGGCGTTCGGCCGGGCGGCGGCGTTCATCCACCACCTGCCGGTCGATCAGGACTTCACCCTCGAGGCCGGGCAGAAGATCTGGGGTTTCCCCAAGATCATGGCGGACTTCACCGTGCGTGACGCCGGCACGTTGTTCGGGTTCGACGTGCGCGAGGGCGACGAGCTGATCGCGAGCATGGACTTCGCCCGCGGCCTGCCGGCGCCCGCCCGCCTCACCGCCAAGCCGCGCACCCTGCAGGCTTACACCTTCGCCGACGGCACCACCCGCGAAGTTCCCTGGGAGATGAGGGTTTCGGGGCTGCGGGGGCGGCCCGGCGGCGTCACGCTGCGGCTCGGCAGCCACCGCTACGCCGACGAACTGCGGTCGCTGGGGCTGCCGAAGAAGGCCATGTTCAGCGGCTCGGTCGCCAATGTGGAGATGACCTTCGGCGACGCCGTCCAGATCTAG
- a CDS encoding LLM class F420-dependent oxidoreductase — MKLGLQLGYWGAQPPENHAELVAAAEEAGFDTVFTAEAWGSDAFTPLAWWGRQTTRMRLGTSVVQLSARTPTACAMASLTLDHLSGGRHILGLGVSGPQVVEGWYGQRFPKPLARTREYIDIIRQVWAREAPVTSAGPHYPLPLTGEGTTGLGKALKPITHPLRADIPIMLGAEGPKNVALAAEIADGWLPIFYSPRLADMYNEWLDEGFARPTARRSREDFEICATAQVVITDDRAGTMEMIKPFLALYMGGMGAEEMNFHADVYRRMGYSEVVDDVTRLFRSGRKDEAAKVIPDELVDDAAIVGDIDYVRKQIAAWEAAGVTMMVVGARSVEQIRDLAALI; from the coding sequence ATGAAATTGGGACTTCAGCTCGGATACTGGGGTGCACAACCCCCGGAAAACCACGCTGAGCTGGTGGCTGCCGCCGAGGAGGCCGGCTTCGACACCGTGTTCACCGCGGAGGCGTGGGGGTCGGACGCGTTCACCCCGTTGGCCTGGTGGGGGCGGCAGACCACCCGGATGCGGTTGGGTACCTCGGTGGTGCAGCTGTCCGCCCGCACCCCGACCGCGTGCGCGATGGCCTCGCTGACGCTGGATCACCTGTCCGGCGGCCGGCACATCCTCGGCCTCGGGGTGTCCGGCCCGCAGGTCGTCGAGGGCTGGTACGGCCAACGGTTCCCCAAACCGCTGGCGCGCACCCGGGAGTACATCGACATCATCCGCCAGGTGTGGGCGCGGGAGGCGCCGGTGACCAGCGCCGGGCCGCACTATCCGCTGCCGCTGACCGGGGAGGGCACCACCGGGCTGGGCAAGGCGCTCAAGCCGATCACCCACCCGCTGCGCGCCGACATCCCGATCATGCTCGGCGCCGAGGGGCCCAAGAACGTCGCCCTGGCCGCCGAGATCGCCGACGGCTGGCTGCCGATCTTCTACTCGCCGCGGCTGGCCGACATGTACAACGAGTGGCTCGACGAGGGCTTCGCCCGCCCGACCGCCCGCCGCAGCCGCGAGGACTTCGAGATCTGCGCGACGGCGCAGGTCGTCATCACCGACGACCGCGCCGGCACGATGGAGATGATCAAGCCGTTCCTGGCGCTCTACATGGGCGGGATGGGCGCCGAGGAGATGAACTTCCACGCCGACGTGTACCGGCGGATGGGCTACTCCGAGGTCGTCGACGACGTCACCAGGCTGTTCCGGTCGGGCCGCAAAGACGAGGCCGCCAAGGTCATTCCCGACGAGCTGGTGGACGACGCCGCGATCGTCGGCGACATCGACTACGTGCGCAAGCAGATCGCGGCGTGGGAGGCGGCCGGGGTGACGATGATGGTCGTCGGGGCGCGCTCGGTCGAGCAGATCCGCGACCTCGCCGCCCTGATCTAG
- a CDS encoding Zn-ribbon domain-containing OB-fold protein, producing the protein MTASQSRPASTDHREPPLSAPLKLSFDYTRSVGPVLSQFFTALRERRIVGVRGSDGRVHVPPAEFDPVTYERLTEIVPVSSVGTVVSWTWQSEPVEGQPFDRPFPWALIKLDGADTPMLHAVDVESADALSTGARVRAHWVDEPVGAITDIAYFTLGDEPEPAPDGPADERDPVTMLVTPINIEIQHSASHPESAYLRALQEGRLLGARTRRGRDGKPGKVYFPAREADPATGLQLDEFVELSDKGTVTTFAIVNIPFAGQRIKPPYVAAYVLLDGADIPFLHLVTEVDASEVRMGMRVEAVWRPREEWGLGIDNISHFRPTGEPDADYETYKHHL; encoded by the coding sequence GTGACAGCCAGCCAAAGCCGCCCGGCCTCGACAGATCATCGAGAGCCGCCACTTTCTGCGCCCCTGAAACTGTCCTTCGACTACACCCGTTCAGTCGGACCCGTCCTCAGTCAGTTCTTCACCGCCCTGCGTGAACGCCGCATCGTCGGCGTGCGGGGGTCGGACGGACGGGTGCACGTGCCTCCTGCCGAGTTCGACCCGGTCACCTATGAACGGCTGACCGAGATCGTACCGGTGAGCAGTGTGGGCACCGTGGTCTCCTGGACCTGGCAGTCCGAGCCGGTGGAGGGGCAACCGTTCGACCGGCCGTTCCCCTGGGCGCTGATCAAACTCGACGGCGCGGACACCCCGATGCTGCACGCCGTGGACGTCGAGAGCGCCGACGCGTTGTCCACCGGCGCCCGGGTGCGCGCGCACTGGGTCGACGAACCGGTCGGCGCGATCACCGACATCGCCTACTTCACCCTCGGTGACGAACCCGAACCGGCGCCGGACGGCCCCGCCGACGAACGGGATCCGGTCACCATGCTGGTCACGCCGATCAACATCGAGATCCAGCACTCCGCATCGCATCCGGAAAGCGCCTATCTGCGCGCGCTGCAGGAGGGCAGACTGCTCGGCGCGCGGACCCGGCGCGGCCGCGACGGCAAGCCGGGCAAGGTGTACTTCCCGGCCCGCGAAGCCGATCCGGCCACCGGGCTGCAGCTCGATGAGTTCGTCGAACTGTCCGACAAGGGCACCGTGACGACGTTCGCGATCGTCAACATCCCGTTCGCCGGGCAGCGCATCAAACCGCCCTACGTCGCGGCGTACGTGCTGCTCGACGGGGCCGACATCCCGTTCCTGCATCTGGTCACCGAGGTCGACGCGTCGGAGGTCCGGATGGGCATGCGGGTGGAGGCGGTGTGGCGGCCCCGGGAGGAGTGGGGCCTGGGCATCGACAACATCAGCCACTTCCGCCCCACCGGCGAACCCGACGCCGACTACGAGACCTACAAACACCACCTGTAA
- a CDS encoding thiolase domain-containing protein, with the protein MTERSVAVVGFAHAPHVRRTDGTTNGVEMLMPCFAQLYDELGISQRDIGFWCSGSSDYLAGRAFSFISAIDSIGAVPPINESHVEMDAAWALYEAYIKILTGEVDTALVYGFGKSSAGDLRRVLALQTDPYTVAPLWPDSVSIAGLQARLGLDAGKWTAEQMARVALDAMAAAPRTDSVPPAETVDELLSRPYFADPLRRHDIAPITDGASAIVLAAGDRARELRENPAWITGIEHRIETPVLGARDLTTSPSTAASAQAATGGDAGSIEVAELHAPFSHQQLILTEAIGLGSGTKVNPSGGALSANPMFSAGLERIGFAARHIFDGSAQRVLAHATSGPALQQNLVAVLEGK; encoded by the coding sequence ATGACCGAACGTTCAGTCGCGGTCGTCGGATTCGCGCACGCACCGCACGTCCGCCGCACCGACGGAACCACCAACGGCGTCGAGATGCTGATGCCGTGTTTCGCCCAGCTCTACGACGAACTCGGGATCAGCCAGCGCGACATCGGCTTCTGGTGCTCCGGTTCGTCGGATTACCTTGCCGGGCGCGCCTTCTCGTTCATCTCTGCGATCGACTCGATCGGCGCGGTGCCGCCGATCAACGAGTCGCACGTCGAGATGGACGCGGCCTGGGCGCTGTACGAGGCGTACATCAAGATCCTGACCGGCGAGGTCGACACCGCGCTGGTGTACGGCTTCGGCAAGTCCAGCGCCGGCGACCTGCGCCGGGTGCTGGCGTTGCAGACCGATCCGTACACGGTGGCGCCGCTGTGGCCCGACTCGGTGTCGATCGCCGGCCTGCAGGCCCGTCTCGGGTTGGACGCCGGGAAGTGGACCGCCGAGCAGATGGCCCGGGTGGCGCTCGACGCGATGGCCGCCGCGCCGCGCACCGACTCGGTGCCGCCCGCCGAAACCGTCGACGAGCTGCTGTCCCGCCCGTACTTCGCCGATCCGCTGCGGCGGCACGACATCGCGCCGATCACCGACGGTGCGTCGGCGATCGTGCTGGCCGCCGGGGACCGGGCCCGTGAGCTGCGGGAGAACCCGGCCTGGATCACCGGCATCGAGCACCGCATCGAGACCCCGGTGCTCGGCGCGCGCGATCTCACCACGTCACCGTCGACGGCGGCCTCGGCACAGGCGGCCACCGGCGGCGACGCCGGGTCGATCGAGGTGGCCGAACTCCACGCCCCGTTCAGCCATCAGCAGCTGATCCTCACCGAGGCGATCGGCCTGGGCAGCGGGACGAAGGTGAACCCGTCGGGCGGGGCACTGTCGGCGAACCCGATGTTCTCGGCGGGCCTGGAACGCATCGGCTTCGCCGCCCGGCACATCTTCGACGGCTCAGCCCAACGGGTGCTCGCGCACGCGACGAGCGGGCCTGCGCTGCAACAGAATCTGGTGGCTGTGTTGGAGGGCAAATGA
- a CDS encoding thiolase domain-containing protein: MTKQLAAVLGTGQTKYVSKRHDVSMHGLVREAIDRALADSGSTMDDIDAVVVGKAPDFFEGAMMPELFLADAVGATNKPMIRVHTAGSVGGSTAVVAASLVQSGKYRRVLSMAWEKQSESNAMWALSIPVPFTKPVGAGAGGYFAPHVRAYIRRSGAPTHIGAMVAVKDRLNGARNPLAHLQQPDITLEKVLDSQMLWDPIRFDETCPSSDGACAVVIGDEATADARVADGHPVAWIHATALRTEPLAYAGRDQVNPQAGRDAAKALWEAAGITNPLEEIDVAEIYVPFSWFEPMWLENLGFAAEGEGWRLTEAGETAIGGKLPVNPSGGVLSSNPIGASGMIRFAEAAIQVMGKAGDHQVEGARKALGHAYGGGSQYFSMWVVGADKPVLR, encoded by the coding sequence ATGACCAAGCAACTCGCCGCGGTGCTGGGCACCGGGCAGACCAAATACGTCTCCAAGCGCCACGACGTGTCGATGCACGGTCTGGTGCGGGAGGCCATCGACAGGGCTCTGGCGGACTCCGGTTCGACGATGGACGACATCGACGCCGTCGTGGTCGGCAAGGCGCCGGACTTCTTCGAGGGCGCGATGATGCCCGAACTGTTCCTGGCCGATGCGGTCGGGGCGACCAACAAGCCGATGATCCGGGTGCACACCGCCGGATCGGTGGGCGGTTCGACCGCCGTGGTGGCCGCCAGCCTGGTGCAGTCCGGCAAGTACCGCCGGGTGCTGTCGATGGCCTGGGAGAAGCAGTCCGAGTCCAACGCGATGTGGGCGCTCTCCATCCCGGTGCCGTTCACCAAACCGGTCGGCGCCGGCGCCGGCGGCTACTTCGCCCCGCATGTGCGGGCCTATATCCGCCGGTCCGGGGCGCCGACCCACATCGGCGCGATGGTGGCCGTCAAGGACCGGCTCAACGGCGCCCGCAACCCGCTGGCCCACCTGCAGCAGCCTGACATCACCCTGGAGAAGGTGCTCGACAGCCAGATGCTGTGGGACCCGATCCGGTTCGACGAGACCTGCCCGTCCTCGGACGGCGCGTGCGCGGTGGTGATCGGTGACGAGGCCACCGCCGACGCCCGGGTGGCCGACGGGCATCCGGTGGCCTGGATCCACGCCACGGCGCTGCGCACCGAACCGCTGGCGTACGCGGGCCGCGACCAGGTCAACCCGCAGGCCGGCCGGGATGCGGCCAAGGCGCTGTGGGAGGCGGCCGGGATCACCAACCCGCTCGAGGAGATCGACGTCGCCGAGATCTACGTGCCGTTCTCCTGGTTCGAGCCGATGTGGTTGGAGAACCTCGGTTTCGCCGCCGAGGGCGAGGGCTGGAGACTCACCGAGGCCGGTGAGACGGCGATCGGCGGCAAACTGCCGGTCAACCCGTCGGGCGGGGTGTTGTCGTCCAACCCGATCGGCGCGTCGGGCATGATCCGGTTCGCCGAGGCCGCGATCCAGGTCATGGGCAAGGCCGGCGACCACCAGGTGGAGGGCGCCCGCAAGGCGCTCGGGCACGCCTACGGCGGCGGCTCGCAGTACTTCTCGATGTGGGTGGTGGGCGCCGACAAGCCGGTTCTCCGATGA
- a CDS encoding Rieske 2Fe-2S domain-containing protein, whose translation MSTHTAGSSGIREIDTGTLPDRYARGWHCLGPVENFLDGKPHGIRAFGTKLVVFADSSGELKILDAYCRHMGGDLSQGTIKGDEVACPFHDWRWGGDGKCKLVPYAKRTPRLARTRAWHTDVRGGLLFVWHDHEGNPPQPEVRIPEIPEAHSDEWTDWRWNSILIEGANCREIIDNVTDMAHFFYIHFGMPTYFKNVFEGHIASQYLHNVGRPDVGDLGTAYGESHLDSEASYFGPSFMINWLHNTYGEFKAESILINCHYPVTQDSFVLQWGVIVEKPKGLDDETTQKLADAFTDGVSKGFLQDVEIWKHKTRIDNPLLVEEDGAVYQMRRWYQQFYVDVADITPDMTDRFEIEVDTTAAVEYWTKQVEENLARQAEEKKAEKAGDARTENATRQGADQSS comes from the coding sequence GTGAGTACCCACACCGCCGGCAGCAGCGGCATCCGTGAGATCGACACCGGCACCCTGCCGGACCGGTACGCCCGAGGCTGGCATTGCCTGGGCCCGGTGGAGAACTTTCTGGACGGCAAGCCCCACGGCATCCGGGCCTTCGGCACCAAGCTGGTGGTGTTCGCCGATTCGTCGGGCGAACTGAAGATTCTCGACGCGTACTGCCGCCACATGGGCGGTGACCTGTCGCAGGGCACCATCAAGGGTGACGAGGTGGCCTGCCCGTTCCACGACTGGCGCTGGGGCGGCGACGGCAAGTGCAAGCTGGTGCCCTACGCCAAGCGCACCCCGCGGCTGGCCCGCACCCGCGCGTGGCACACCGACGTCCGGGGTGGGTTGCTGTTCGTCTGGCACGACCACGAGGGCAACCCGCCGCAGCCGGAGGTGCGGATCCCCGAGATCCCGGAAGCGCACAGTGACGAGTGGACCGACTGGCGGTGGAACTCGATCCTGATCGAGGGCGCGAACTGCCGCGAGATCATCGACAACGTCACCGACATGGCCCACTTCTTCTACATCCACTTCGGGATGCCGACGTACTTCAAGAACGTCTTCGAGGGCCACATCGCCAGCCAGTACCTGCACAACGTGGGCCGGCCCGACGTCGGTGACCTGGGCACCGCCTACGGCGAATCCCACCTCGACTCGGAGGCGTCGTACTTCGGGCCGTCGTTCATGATCAACTGGCTGCACAACACCTACGGCGAGTTCAAGGCCGAGTCGATCCTGATCAACTGCCACTACCCGGTGACGCAGGATTCGTTCGTGCTGCAGTGGGGCGTCATCGTCGAGAAGCCCAAGGGCCTGGACGACGAGACCACCCAGAAGCTGGCCGACGCCTTCACCGACGGGGTGAGCAAGGGCTTCCTGCAGGACGTCGAGATCTGGAAGCACAAGACCCGCATCGACAACCCGCTGCTGGTCGAGGAGGACGGCGCGGTCTACCAGATGCGGCGCTGGTATCAGCAGTTCTACGTCGACGTCGCCGACATCACCCCGGACATGACCGACCGGTTCGAGATCGAGGTCGACACCACCGCGGCCGTCGAGTACTGGACCAAGCAGGTCGAGGAGAACCTGGCCCGCCAGGCCGAGGAGAAGAAGGCCGAGAAGGCCGGGGACGCCCGGACGGAGAACGCGACCAGACAGGGAGCCGATCAGTCGTCATGA